The window GTGAGGAAAACGAGAGATTGGTTTATGTGGACGGAGATCAACaaattaagagaaaaataattttcatcattATCAATGAAATTTATTCCGAAAGAGAGAGATGACAGCTATACAAGACCGGAAGATTTGCACTGTTTCGAAAGAGCTTGACCGGTAGAAAACATATGCCCGTTTGAATTAAAGATTGTTTAACACACACAACCACACAAATACCAATTATAGGCGAGTGTCGTCGAAAGCGACACAGAGAGAATTATTCACTTTTCACTTGCCAATCATAGCTCATGTTATATAAGGCAACTCTTCCATCTTGGGCTTGTCATGGACTTGCATGCTTCAGTAAATCTGTGCCGTGTCATGTAAATATCACAATTTAGCAGCATAAAACTCTCTTTGGTGGTGTTGTTCGTGTCTGAGTTCTTTGATACGGCCACTAGTGGAGGTGATATTGAAGTCtctcttctatatatatataaatcttagCACTAGCTGGAGCTTCTCTCAGTTCCCATAGCAAACGCCATGGAGGTGGAAGGCCAAAACTCCAATCACCAGAACCAGGATGCCGCTCCCCAGATGAGCAAAGGCCTGAGGAGGGCCCTCATCGTCCTCAACTGCGTCCTCATGGCGCTCGGAAACACCGGCAGCccgctcctcctccgcctctacTTCCGTAGCGGCGGAAAGCGTCAGTGGCTCTCGAGCTGGCTCGAGACCGCTGGATGGCCCTTCATCTTCGTCCCCCTCCTCATCACCTACCTCCACCGTCGCCGCCGCTGCCAACTCCGCCCCGGCCACTACCACCCCACCAAGCTCTTCTTCATCACCCCGCGACTCTTCCTCGCTTGCGCCTTCATCGGCCTCATCACCGGCTTCGACGACTTCCTCTACGCCTACGGGCTGTCTTTCCTCCCCGTCTCCACCTCGTCTCTCCTCGTATCCACCCAGCTGGCCTTCACGGCCTTCTTCGCCTTCCTCATAGTGAAGCAGAAGTTCACCCCGTACTCGATCAACTCGGTGGCGTTGCTGACGGTCGGGGCAGTGGTCCTAGGACTCCACGTGAGCTCCGACCGGCCCGACAACGTGACGAGGGGCGAGTACCACTTGGGGTTCATCCTGACGCTGGGGGCAGCAGCTCTGTATGGGCTGATCCTGCCGCTGGTGGAGCTGATGTACTCCAAATCGAAGCAGGCGATCACCTACACCCTGGTGATGGAGATGCAGTTGGTGATGGGGTTCTTCGCGACCGCTTTCTGCACCGTGGGGATGCTGGTGAACAAGGACTTCCAGGTGACCTTGTTTCTCTGCCTTGGGTTTCACGACCGCCGAGTCGATTCCTCCGACCGAGTCTTGTCGCATGTTTGATTCTGCGAGACGATATGATTAGGGAGAAGCTGATGACGAAAGCCATCACTCTGCAAATTCTCCCCTGTTTACTCTACTCATCGGATCACTCTGCACTTTGTCACGGTGGAAAACTCCATCAACCATTGTCTCCTACCACTAAGCTCTTGATTACTCATAAAGCATAATTTATTCGTCACTATATTCATTACTCATCATCGATTGACCTATTTAGATCCATTTCATTGCTTTTCATATTAGAAAGTACAGGCAATCTTGCTGTTGTGATATCACCATCTCATTGAGTCGATCATGTTGCAGGCGATTCCACGTGAGGCAAGGCACTTCGAGCTGGGGGAGTTTAGATACTACGTGGTACTTGTTTGGAACGCCGTCTTCTGGCAATTCTTCTTCCTGGGCACAGTGGGCATCATCTTCTGCGTCAACACGCTGCTCGCCGGCATCCTCATCGCCTTGTTCATCCCGGTGACCGAGGTGTTGGGTGTCGTTTTCTTCAAGGAAAACTTCAGCAGCGAGAAGGGCGTCGCTCTCGTCCTCTCACTCTGGGGATTGGCCTCCTACTCCTACGGAGAGTACAGGCAAGAAAAGGATAAGAAAGACAAAGCAGCTCCCAGTAATCAGGTTGCTTGAACTGCTGTACTTGTGTGATAGAAGGGAAATATTAATGGCTTGCTACATATTGATCAAAGATTGATGATGATGTCGATATGAATTTGGATAGAGGATAAGCATGTGCCTTTGGAATCATATTAGCAATTGCATGGGAATCACCTCGTTTGGGGAACACTTGCAAAGGAATCAGCAGCAAACAGGCTACTTGAGCATGCAATTAAGCAGCATCTCACAGTCACCTGAATCATTCTGTCTTGCTTTCCTTCCAACATGCGAAGCTGATGATGCTTCTGTAATGTCCTCAggcgtcgtcatcatcatcataactagAATAATTCCTAGTGCTTTGTTTAGGCGCAAAGCAAACTTGAATCTTTAGAAAACATATGCGTTTGAATGCTGCCAAAAGCATGAGATTATGCTGATCCATTTTGCCGGCCATTAGATTCTTCAAATTGGCCAAAACACTACTTGCATGATGCTGTTTAATTAGTTTTCTTCGTACTGTCGAACACTCTATTGATTCAGCAAATATAAGGACAAAAGTAATTGAGAAATGGAGCTGAATTTGCTATTGAGATAGCGAGATCTTAAACTCATTAGAAGAAAGATAGCGAGATCgagtattttgatttttttcatattttccaCCGCTGATTGAGGAGTGGATGCACTCTCTCCCCTGCCATAGTAACCAACGAGGAAGTCACTCTCAATTACTGGATCATAGCAACTAAAAGACATGTACATTAGGCGACGTTGTTACCTATATTCTTGCCATGTGCGTGGAAACATATCAATTGTTGACCACTGTTTTTTGTTTGACGTGAAAAGCCGACAttatgttgttgttattattattattttttttcatttagtgTCTCCAATttcttatcatatttgcaatatTGCTCTATGTCGTGAGGTCTCCTCAGATTTTCGAGCACATTATCGTTTGTTACTATTATCATGTAAACCTCCttttatatatcattattatcATGATTGATTTTCGCTCTTATCATAGGGAGAGTTGATACTGACGATGACAACACGATGAAAACGATTAAGCAGTAACGAGAGGTATTATAAgcattacaaaaaataaagagcATCAAATGAAAAAGGTAAAAATTTAAGGTatattttagaagaaaaaaaactcaaaaggataaccatttcagaaaaattaataataataaataatgtaaaaaagAGTATCAATCTTCTTAATTAATTGCAAAGAGGCCTTTTCAATTGCCCATATTTCAACAGACCACTTGCCCCCGGTTGACATTTCACCACCAATTCGTATCGATGATCACTGCATGGCCCATCTTAAATTAACATGATAAGCAATGATTGAAACCAATTACCAATTGCCATGTAACGATTGGAAGTCTATGATTCTCCAACACGAAGAAGATTATAATTAATTCGAAACGCTAATATTTATTGGCTACATATTAACAAAGATTTAAATACATCATCACATCGTATTGGCTTTCCTACTTATGTTGATTTGACCATCTTCTATACAATCGGTGCCCACTACGCATTCCCACGATTCGCTCTTAGTGGAAATGCACACGAAGCCTCAAATCTCTccattccttccttccttcttcttATTAGATTTCTTGCTAGCTTTCTCATCAGTGATACATGATTGGAATAGCACTGACCCCCTCGTCGGTATCATGTTGTCGATGTTATAGATCATATACCTCACTCACTTGATATTTCGATCAAAGAGATTGAATGAAATATCGATTAAATGGAGTTAACATGTTGGTCGAATGAAGATGATATGAGATGAATCGAAACCTGAGcattaatcaaaatttaaatttaGCTTACTAAAAATTATATACAACTTCCGCACGATGCGCGCGTGGAAAGTGGTCCGACCGGACCAGAAACCGAGCTGGACCGGATCCAAACCGGGCCTACAAAACATCCCGAGTTAGGTCCGGTCTGCGAAGCTCGAACATGGCGACCGGCTGCCTCTTCGCAGCCCTAGTTCGGGGATCGCGCCCGAGAAGCCTAAGAATCTCCCATCTCCGGGCCTCACCGATCGCATTTCTTGAAAGCCCTAGGTCCTTCTCTTCGGCACTGCCGAAAAGCGATGGCTTCTCCGTCGAAGAGGAACCCGCCGACCCCGAGGACGATCTCCGGAGCCGCGTCTTTCGGCTCCGATTACCTAAGCGGAGCGCGACTGCCGCCCTAGACAGATGGGTCGGGGAGGGCCGCGCGGTGTCGGCGTCGGACCTCCGCCAGATAGCCAAGGACCTGAGGCGA of the Musa acuminata AAA Group cultivar baxijiao chromosome BXJ2-10, Cavendish_Baxijiao_AAA, whole genome shotgun sequence genome contains:
- the LOC103969157 gene encoding purine permease 3 — encoded protein: MEVEGQNSNHQNQDAAPQMSKGLRRALIVLNCVLMALGNTGSPLLLRLYFRSGGKRQWLSSWLETAGWPFIFVPLLITYLHRRRRCQLRPGHYHPTKLFFITPRLFLACAFIGLITGFDDFLYAYGLSFLPVSTSSLLVSTQLAFTAFFAFLIVKQKFTPYSINSVALLTVGAVVLGLHVSSDRPDNVTRGEYHLGFILTLGAAALYGLILPLVELMYSKSKQAITYTLVMEMQLVMGFFATAFCTVGMLVNKDFQAIPREARHFELGEFRYYVVLVWNAVFWQFFFLGTVGIIFCVNTLLAGILIALFIPVTEVLGVVFFKENFSSEKGVALVLSLWGLASYSYGEYRQEKDKKDKAAPSNQVA